In the Topomyia yanbarensis strain Yona2022 chromosome 3, ASM3024719v1, whole genome shotgun sequence genome, one interval contains:
- the LOC131690995 gene encoding mucin-2-like isoform X2, whose product MTFLKVLCFALLFVEIYGQDPGCPEQEHAAQTVHLPHPTDCGKFLTCFWGQTIVQSCPASLHWNDHLKTCDWPANAECATAVEEAVASCVSGALLSHEDCNKFYICLNGGQLEQRCPPGLHFNAQVKVCDFPANANCGVNPTTLESSSKTPTTDSLSTDTEEESTTNGQSGSESIPTSSTELLSTETPTTAEEVTDSEEEVTTTNSDEAPGEDSFTTSDKTTTTDETTTADEATTPEVETTTEEETTTTEEETTTEEETTITEEATTTAETTTIEWTTTTEEETTTTEEASTTEEATATEEEITTTEEAATTEEVTTTEEATTTEEETTTTEEAITTEEVTTTVEETTTTEEATTTEEEITITEEANTTEEATTTEEETTTTEEATTAEETTTIEWTTTTEEETTTTEEASTTEEATATEEEITTTEEAATTEEVTTTEEETTTTEEATTTEEVTTTVEETTTTEETTTAEEEITITEEANTTEEATTTKEETTTTEEATTAEDTTTIEWTTTTEEETTTTEEATSTEEVTTTEEESTTTEEATTTEEETTTTEEAATIEEVTTTEEETTTTEEATTTEEITTTVEETTTSDETTTTEEETTITEESNTTEKATTTDEETTTTEEATTTEETTTIEWITTTEEETTTTEEAISTEEVTTTEEESTTTEEATIAEETTTIEWTTTTEEETTTTEEAPTTEEATTTEEETSITEEANTTGEATTTEEETTITEEVNTTEEETTKTEETTTIEWKTTTEEEITTTEEETTTTEEATTTEEVTTTVEETTTTEEAITTEEETTITEEVNTTEEVTTTEEETTLTEEATTTEETNTIEWTTTTEEDSTTTEETTTTEDVTTTEQETTTTEDATTTEEETTATEETTTTEEETTIPEEATTTEEATMTEQTTTTLETTTTEEGATATDEANTTEEATTAEEETTTTEEATTTEDATTTEEETATTEEADTAEEAVTTENETTTTEEATTAEETTTIGWTTTTEEETTTTEETTTTEDATTTEETTTTVNATTTAEAILVV is encoded by the exons ATGACGTTCTTAAAGGTACTATGTTTCGCGTTACTCTTCGTCGAAATTTACGGCCAGGATCCGGGTTGCCCGGAACAGGAACACGCAGCCCAAACGGTTCATCTGCCTCATCCGACGGACTGTGGAAAATTTCTAACATGTTTTTGGGGACAAACGATAGTGCAGAGCTGCCCAGCCAGTCTTCACTGGAACGATCACCTGAAGACGTGTGACTGGCCAGCAAATGCTGAATGTGCTACGGCTGTGGAGGAAGCAGTGGCATCGTGTGTTTCCGGTGCGCTTCTTTCTCACGAAGATTGCAACAAGTTCTACATATGTTTAAATGGTGGTCAGCTAGAACAGCGTTGTCCTCCGGGACTGCATTTCAATGCGCAGGTTAAAGTGTGCGACTTCCCTGCAAATGCAAACTGTGGGGTAAATCCAACTACCTTAGAATCGAGTAGTAAAACACCCACAACCGACAGTTTATCAACCGACACTGAAGAAGAATCAACGACTAATGGACAATCTGGATCAGAATCGATACCCACTAGCTCAACTGAATTGTTAAGTACAGAAACGCCAACTACAGCAGAAGAGGTGACCGATTCAGAAGAGGAAGTGACGACAACCAATAGCGACGAGGCACCTGGAGAAGATTCATTTACAACATCCGATAAAACAACTACAACTGATGAGACAACCACAGCTGACGAAGCAACTACGCCAGAAGTCGAAACTACAACAGAAGAAGAAACAACTACAACAGAAGAGGAAACTACAACAGAAGAAGAAACAACTATAACAGAAGAGGCAACTACAACGGCAGAGACAACTACAATAGAATGGACAACTACAACAGAAGAAGAAACAACTACAACGGAAGAAGCCAGTACGACTGAAGAGGCTACTGCAACAGAAGAAGAAATAACTACAACAGAAGAGGCAGCTACAACAGAAGAAGTTACTACAACAGAAGAAGCTACTACAACAGAAGAAGAAACAACTACAACAGAAGAGGCAATTACGACAGAAGAGGTAACTACAACAGTAGAAGAAACAACTACAACAGAAGAGGCAACTACAACAGAAGAAGAAATAACTATAACAGAAGAGGCAAATACAACAGAGGAGGCAACTACGACTGAAGAAGAAACAACTACAACAGAAGAAGCAACTACAGCAGAAGAAACAACTACAATAGAATGGACAACTACAACAGAAGAAGAAACAACTACAACGGAAGAAGCCAGTACGACTGAAGAGGCTACTGCAACAGAAGAAGAAATAACTACAACAGAAGAGGCAGCTACAACAGAAGAAGTTACTACAACAGAAGAAGAAACAACTACAACAGAAGAGGCAACTACGACAGAAGAGGTAACTACAACAGTAGAAGAAACAACTACAACAGAAGAGACAACTACAGCAGAAGAAGAAATAACTATAACGGAAGAGGCAAATACAACAGAGGAGGCAACAACGACTAAAGAAGAAACAACTACAACAGAAGAAGCAACTACAGCAGAAGATACAACTACAATAGAATGGACAACTACAACAGAAGAAGAAACAACTACAACGGAAGAAGCAACTTCGACAGAAGAGGTTACTACAACAGAAGAAGAATCAACAACAACAGAAGAGGCTACTACAACAGAAGAAGAAACAACTACAACAGAAGAGGCAGCTACAATAGAAGAAGTTACTACAACAGAAGAAGAAACAACTACAACAGAAGAGGCAACTACGACAGAAGAAATAACTACAACAGTAGAAGAAACAACTACATCAGACGAGACAACTACAACAGAAGAAGAAACAACTATAACAGAAGAGTCAAATACAACAGAAAAAGCAACTACAACTGATGAAGAAACAACTACAACAGAAGAGGCAACTACAACAGAAGAGACAACTACAATAGAGTGGATAACTACAACAGAAGAAGAAACAACTACAACGGAAGAGGCAATTTCGACAGAGGAGGTTACTACAACAGAAGAAGAATCAACAACAACAGAAGAGGCAACTATAGCAGAAGAGACAACTACAATAGAATGGACAACTACAACAGAAGAAGAAACAACTACAACGGAAGAGGCACCTACGACTGAAGAG GCAACTACAACAGAAGAAGAAACATCTATAACAGAAGAGGCAAATACAACAGGGGAGGCAACTACAACTGAAGAAGAAACAACTATAACAGAAGAGGTAAATACAACAGAAGAAGAAACAACTAAAACAGAAGAGACAACTACAATAGAATGGAAAACTACAACAGAAGAAGAAATAACTACAACAGAAGAAGAAACAACTACAACAGAAGAGGCAACTACGACAGAAGAGGTAACTACAACAGTAGAAGAAACAACTACAACAGAAGAGGCAATTACAACAGAAGAAGAAACAACTATAACAGAAGAGGTAAATACAACAGAGGAGGTAACTACAACTGAAGAAGAAACAACTTTAACAGAAGAGGCTACTACAACAGAAGAGACAAATACAATAGAATGGACAACAACAACAGAAGAAGATTCAACTACAACGGAAGAAACAACTACGACAGAAGATGTGACTACAACAGAACAAGAAACAACTACAACAGAAGACGCTACTACAACAGAAGAAGAAACAACTGCAACAGAAGAGACTACTACAACAGAAGAAGAAACAACTATACCAGAAGAGGCAACTACAACAGAAGAAGcgactatgacagaacagacaACTACAACATTAGAAACAACTACAACTGAAGAAGGAGCAACTGCGACAGATGAAGCAAATACAACAGAGGAGGCAACTACAGCAGAAGAAGAAACAACTACAACAGAAGAGGCAACTACAACAGAAGATGCAACTACAACAGAAGAAGAAACAGCTACAACGGAAGAGGCGGATACCGCAGAGGAGGCAGTTACAACTGAAAATGAAACAACTACAACAGAAGAGGCAACTACAGCAGAAGAGACAACTACAATAGGATGGACAACTACAACAGAAGAAGAAACAACTACAACGGAAGAAACAACTACAACAGAAGATGCAACTACGACAGAAGAGACAACTACAACCGTAAACGCTACTACAACTGCAGAGGCAATACTTGTAGTATAA
- the LOC131690995 gene encoding mucin-2-like isoform X1: protein MTFLKVLCFALLFVEIYGQDPGCPEQEHAAQTVHLPHPTDCGKFLTCFWGQTIVQSCPASLHWNDHLKTCDWPANAECATAVEEAVASCVSGALLSHEDCNKFYICLNGGQLEQRCPPGLHFNAQVKVCDFPANANCGVNPTTLESSSKTPTTDSLSTDTEEESTTNGQSGSESIPTSSTELLSTETPTTAEEVTDSEEEVTTTNSDEAPGEDSFTTSDKTTTTDETTTADEATTPEVETTTEEETTTTEEETTTEEETTITEEATTTAETTTIEWTTTTEEETTTTEEASTTEEATATEEEITTTEEAATTEEVTTTEEATTTEEETTTTEEAITTEEVTTTVEETTTTEEATTTEEEITITEEANTTEEATTTEEETTTTEEATTAEETTTIEWTTTTEEETTTTEEASTTEEATATEEEITTTEEAATTEEVTTTEEETTTTEEATTTEEVTTTVEETTTTEETTTAEEEITITEEANTTEEATTTKEETTTTEEATTAEDTTTIEWTTTTEEETTTTEEATSTEEVTTTEEESTTTEEATTTEEETTTTEEAATIEEVTTTEEETTTTEEATTTEEITTTVEETTTSDETTTTEEETTITEESNTTEKATTTDEETTTTEEATTTEETTTIEWITTTEEETTTTEEAISTEEVTTTEEESTTTEEATIAEETTTIEWTTTTEEETTTTEEAPTTEEATTTEEETTTTEEATTTEEETSITEEANTTGEATTTEEETTITEEVNTTEEETTKTEETTTIEWKTTTEEEITTTEEETTTTEEATTTEEVTTTVEETTTTEEAITTEEETTITEEVNTTEEVTTTEEETTLTEEATTTEETNTIEWTTTTEEDSTTTEETTTTEDVTTTEQETTTTEDATTTEEETTATEETTTTEEETTIPEEATTTEEATMTEQTTTTLETTTTEEGATATDEANTTEEATTAEEETTTTEEATTTEDATTTEEETATTEEADTAEEAVTTENETTTTEEATTAEETTTIGWTTTTEEETTTTEETTTTEDATTTEETTTTVNATTTAEAILVV from the coding sequence ATGACGTTCTTAAAGGTACTATGTTTCGCGTTACTCTTCGTCGAAATTTACGGCCAGGATCCGGGTTGCCCGGAACAGGAACACGCAGCCCAAACGGTTCATCTGCCTCATCCGACGGACTGTGGAAAATTTCTAACATGTTTTTGGGGACAAACGATAGTGCAGAGCTGCCCAGCCAGTCTTCACTGGAACGATCACCTGAAGACGTGTGACTGGCCAGCAAATGCTGAATGTGCTACGGCTGTGGAGGAAGCAGTGGCATCGTGTGTTTCCGGTGCGCTTCTTTCTCACGAAGATTGCAACAAGTTCTACATATGTTTAAATGGTGGTCAGCTAGAACAGCGTTGTCCTCCGGGACTGCATTTCAATGCGCAGGTTAAAGTGTGCGACTTCCCTGCAAATGCAAACTGTGGGGTAAATCCAACTACCTTAGAATCGAGTAGTAAAACACCCACAACCGACAGTTTATCAACCGACACTGAAGAAGAATCAACGACTAATGGACAATCTGGATCAGAATCGATACCCACTAGCTCAACTGAATTGTTAAGTACAGAAACGCCAACTACAGCAGAAGAGGTGACCGATTCAGAAGAGGAAGTGACGACAACCAATAGCGACGAGGCACCTGGAGAAGATTCATTTACAACATCCGATAAAACAACTACAACTGATGAGACAACCACAGCTGACGAAGCAACTACGCCAGAAGTCGAAACTACAACAGAAGAAGAAACAACTACAACAGAAGAGGAAACTACAACAGAAGAAGAAACAACTATAACAGAAGAGGCAACTACAACGGCAGAGACAACTACAATAGAATGGACAACTACAACAGAAGAAGAAACAACTACAACGGAAGAAGCCAGTACGACTGAAGAGGCTACTGCAACAGAAGAAGAAATAACTACAACAGAAGAGGCAGCTACAACAGAAGAAGTTACTACAACAGAAGAAGCTACTACAACAGAAGAAGAAACAACTACAACAGAAGAGGCAATTACGACAGAAGAGGTAACTACAACAGTAGAAGAAACAACTACAACAGAAGAGGCAACTACAACAGAAGAAGAAATAACTATAACAGAAGAGGCAAATACAACAGAGGAGGCAACTACGACTGAAGAAGAAACAACTACAACAGAAGAAGCAACTACAGCAGAAGAAACAACTACAATAGAATGGACAACTACAACAGAAGAAGAAACAACTACAACGGAAGAAGCCAGTACGACTGAAGAGGCTACTGCAACAGAAGAAGAAATAACTACAACAGAAGAGGCAGCTACAACAGAAGAAGTTACTACAACAGAAGAAGAAACAACTACAACAGAAGAGGCAACTACGACAGAAGAGGTAACTACAACAGTAGAAGAAACAACTACAACAGAAGAGACAACTACAGCAGAAGAAGAAATAACTATAACGGAAGAGGCAAATACAACAGAGGAGGCAACAACGACTAAAGAAGAAACAACTACAACAGAAGAAGCAACTACAGCAGAAGATACAACTACAATAGAATGGACAACTACAACAGAAGAAGAAACAACTACAACGGAAGAAGCAACTTCGACAGAAGAGGTTACTACAACAGAAGAAGAATCAACAACAACAGAAGAGGCTACTACAACAGAAGAAGAAACAACTACAACAGAAGAGGCAGCTACAATAGAAGAAGTTACTACAACAGAAGAAGAAACAACTACAACAGAAGAGGCAACTACGACAGAAGAAATAACTACAACAGTAGAAGAAACAACTACATCAGACGAGACAACTACAACAGAAGAAGAAACAACTATAACAGAAGAGTCAAATACAACAGAAAAAGCAACTACAACTGATGAAGAAACAACTACAACAGAAGAGGCAACTACAACAGAAGAGACAACTACAATAGAGTGGATAACTACAACAGAAGAAGAAACAACTACAACGGAAGAGGCAATTTCGACAGAGGAGGTTACTACAACAGAAGAAGAATCAACAACAACAGAAGAGGCAACTATAGCAGAAGAGACAACTACAATAGAATGGACAACTACAACAGAAGAAGAAACAACTACAACGGAAGAGGCACCTACGACTGAAGAGGCTACTACAACAGAAGAAGAAACAACTACAACAGAAGAGGCAACTACAACAGAAGAAGAAACATCTATAACAGAAGAGGCAAATACAACAGGGGAGGCAACTACAACTGAAGAAGAAACAACTATAACAGAAGAGGTAAATACAACAGAAGAAGAAACAACTAAAACAGAAGAGACAACTACAATAGAATGGAAAACTACAACAGAAGAAGAAATAACTACAACAGAAGAAGAAACAACTACAACAGAAGAGGCAACTACGACAGAAGAGGTAACTACAACAGTAGAAGAAACAACTACAACAGAAGAGGCAATTACAACAGAAGAAGAAACAACTATAACAGAAGAGGTAAATACAACAGAGGAGGTAACTACAACTGAAGAAGAAACAACTTTAACAGAAGAGGCTACTACAACAGAAGAGACAAATACAATAGAATGGACAACAACAACAGAAGAAGATTCAACTACAACGGAAGAAACAACTACGACAGAAGATGTGACTACAACAGAACAAGAAACAACTACAACAGAAGACGCTACTACAACAGAAGAAGAAACAACTGCAACAGAAGAGACTACTACAACAGAAGAAGAAACAACTATACCAGAAGAGGCAACTACAACAGAAGAAGcgactatgacagaacagacaACTACAACATTAGAAACAACTACAACTGAAGAAGGAGCAACTGCGACAGATGAAGCAAATACAACAGAGGAGGCAACTACAGCAGAAGAAGAAACAACTACAACAGAAGAGGCAACTACAACAGAAGATGCAACTACAACAGAAGAAGAAACAGCTACAACGGAAGAGGCGGATACCGCAGAGGAGGCAGTTACAACTGAAAATGAAACAACTACAACAGAAGAGGCAACTACAGCAGAAGAGACAACTACAATAGGATGGACAACTACAACAGAAGAAGAAACAACTACAACGGAAGAAACAACTACAACAGAAGATGCAACTACGACAGAAGAGACAACTACAACCGTAAACGCTACTACAACTGCAGAGGCAATACTTGTAGTATAA